CGCTGCCAGTCGGCGCCGCGGAGTTTGCCGAGGGAGTCGGCGCGGTAGAGCGCGCCCCAGGCGACCCGGCGGCCGTCGACGCCGCGGTAGCCACCCAGGTCGCGGAAGTTGTGCAGGCGTTCGAACTCGATGTGGCGACTCGTCACGTGCGGGCTCCTGTCCGGTGCGGTGGTCTTCCGGTCAGGATGATCCCTCAGCCGTCGCCTCCCGCGCTCAGCGTTTGCGCGCCACCGTGAGGCCGTCCGCGATCGGCAGCGTGACCGACTCGACCCGCTCGTCGGCCCGCACGTGCGCGTTGAACTCCCGGATGGCCAGGGCGTTTCCCGTGGCGTCGGGGCGGACCGCCTCGCCGCCGTACAGGACGTTGTCGGCGAGCAGCAGGCCGCCCGGGCGTACGCGGGGCACGAGTTCGTCCCAGTAGGCGCGGTACCCGGTCTTGTCGGCGTCCAGGAACACCAGGTCGATCACCGGCTCGGGCGGCAGGTCGCGCAGGGTCTCCAGGGCGGGGGCGATCCTCAGGTCGATGCGGTCGGCGACCCCGGCCGCCTTCCAGGCCTCCTGGGCGATGCTCGTCCACTCCTCGGAGACGTCACAGGTGAGGACCTTGCCGCCGGGGAGCAGGCCCTGGGCGAGGGCGAGCGTGGAGTATCCGGTGAAGGTGCCGACTTCGACGATGCGCAGGGCGCCGGCGAGCTTCGCCAGCAGGGTGAGGAGGACGCCCTGCTCGTGCGGGACCTGCATCTCGGACGGGCCGCCGAGGGCGTGCGTGCGCGCGATCAGCTGCCGTTGGACGGGGGTGGCGGGTTCGGCCTGGTCGACCAGGTAGGCGTACACCTCGGGCGTGAGGGGCACGGTCTTCGCTTCGTGGGGGGCACGGGGCATGGAGTTGCTCGGTCCTTTCTCAGGGGGTGCGCGGGGGGCGCGGTGGCCGTCATGTCCGGCCGCCCCGCCCCGCACACCTGGTTATCCAGCGGGGCAACGACGGCGCTGGCCCCTCGGAAACGGCGCATCCACCCCTCTATCCACGCCCTGTCACATGTGAAATATTACCTGCGCTCCCCGGCCGCCCCGCTGGCCGGCCCGTCGGCCGTCTCCCGGCCAACTCCTGGGAAGGACCCCCGCGTTGCGCAGACTTGCCGTGGCCGGAGCGGCGATATCACTCGCCCTCCTCGCCGCCACCCCCGCACTCGCCGCCTCACCCCCGCCGCCCCCACCCGCGACGGCCGGACGGCAGGCCCCGGCGGCCGCCCAGCAGGCCCCCGCCCCACCGCCCGCGCCGCTCGAACTCCAGCGCCAGGCCCTGCGCCGCCAGGCCCTCGAAGGGATCGCGGCCGGCGGCGGCAACGGCCCCGGCGCCCTGCGCGCCGAGTCCGACCGGACCCTCCCCCGCCAGGCAAAGGTCGGCGACCGGTACGTCGAACTCGCCCAGGAACGCAAGGACAAGGTCTTCGTGATCCTCGCCGAGTTCGGCGACCAGGTGGACACGACGACCGAGTACGAGGGCAAACCGCGGTTCGGCGGCACCCCCGGCCCCCGCCACAACACCATCGGCAAGCCGGCGGCCGACGACAACCACACGCTGTGGCGCAAGGACTTCGACCGCTCCTTCTACCAGCGGCAGTTCTTCTCCGACGCGCCGGAGTCGGCGAGCATGCGCGCCTACTACCGGCTCCAGTCCTCGGGCCGCTACGACATGGACGGCACCGTCACCGACTGGGTCAAGCTGCCCTGGAACGAGGCGCGTTACGGCACGGACAACTGCTCCGAGCCGGGCCAGTGCCGGACCAACTGGGACCTGGTCCGCGACGCCACCACCGCCTGGTACGACTCGGAGCGGGCGAAGGGACGTCCAGCCGCCGACATCAAGGCGCAGCTGGCCGAGTACGACCAGTGGGACCGCTACGACGCCGATCACGACGGCAACTTCAACGAACCCGACGGCTACCTCGACCACCTCGTCATCGTCCACGCGGGCAAGGACCAGACGTGGGGCGGCGGCGCCCAGGGCAAGGACGCCGTCTGGGCGCACCGCTGGTTCGCGTACTGGGACCAGGCCGGAAGCGCGGGTCCCGCGGGGAACAAGGCGGGCGGCACCCCCGTCGGGGACACCGGCATCTGGGCGGGCGACTACCTCACGGGTGGCGAGAACAGCGGCGCCGGCCTGTTCTCCCACGAGTTCGGCCACGACCTCGGCCTGCCGGACCTCTACAGCTCGGACGGGGACAACGGCGTCAACTTCTGGTCGCTGATGTCGTCGGCCTCCTACCTCGGCAAACGTCCCTCGAGCACCGGCGAGTTCCCCGGCGACCTCGATCCGTGGAGCAAGCTCCAGCTGGGCTGGCTTGAGTACACCGAGGCGGACGCCGGCCGCAGGACCCGCGCGACCCTCGGCGTGTCCGGGTACAACACCGAGGAGCCGCAGGCGCTGCTGGTGCACCTGCCGCCCTCACGGACCACGACCGAGCTGACCGACCCGTACGAAGGCCCGAGCCAGTGGTGGAGCGGCACCGGCGACTTCATGGACAACACGCTCGGCCGGACCGTCGACCTCACGGGCACGACCGGACCCGCCGTACTGGACGCCCGCGTCTGGTACGACATCGAGAAGGACTTCGACTTCCTGACGGTGGAGGCCTCCACCGACGGCGGCGCCGCCTGGACCCCGCTCCCGGCAACCGTCGACGGAACGCCGGTTCCGGCCAAGGGCGTCTCC
This Streptomyces sp. NBC_00539 DNA region includes the following protein-coding sequences:
- a CDS encoding O-methyltransferase translates to MPRAPHEAKTVPLTPEVYAYLVDQAEPATPVQRQLIARTHALGGPSEMQVPHEQGVLLTLLAKLAGALRIVEVGTFTGYSTLALAQGLLPGGKVLTCDVSEEWTSIAQEAWKAAGVADRIDLRIAPALETLRDLPPEPVIDLVFLDADKTGYRAYWDELVPRVRPGGLLLADNVLYGGEAVRPDATGNALAIREFNAHVRADERVESVTLPIADGLTVARKR
- a CDS encoding immune inhibitor A domain-containing protein encodes the protein MRRLAVAGAAISLALLAATPALAASPPPPPPATAGRQAPAAAQQAPAPPPAPLELQRQALRRQALEGIAAGGGNGPGALRAESDRTLPRQAKVGDRYVELAQERKDKVFVILAEFGDQVDTTTEYEGKPRFGGTPGPRHNTIGKPAADDNHTLWRKDFDRSFYQRQFFSDAPESASMRAYYRLQSSGRYDMDGTVTDWVKLPWNEARYGTDNCSEPGQCRTNWDLVRDATTAWYDSERAKGRPAADIKAQLAEYDQWDRYDADHDGNFNEPDGYLDHLVIVHAGKDQTWGGGAQGKDAVWAHRWFAYWDQAGSAGPAGNKAGGTPVGDTGIWAGDYLTGGENSGAGLFSHEFGHDLGLPDLYSSDGDNGVNFWSLMSSASYLGKRPSSTGEFPGDLDPWSKLQLGWLEYTEADAGRRTRATLGVSGYNTEEPQALLVHLPPSRTTTELTDPYEGPSQWWSGTGDFMDNTLGRTVDLTGTTGPAVLDARVWYDIEKDFDFLTVEASTDGGAAWTPLPATVDGTPVPAKGVSGTSAGWTRLSVPLDAFAGREVRLRLRVTSDGNTHGRGVTFDDIRITAGGRELLHDGAEQGANGWTALKWSRTEGRSGSEEHPRAYFVENRRYTGYGSLLKTGPYNFGFTGDRVEFFPYQEGVLVWLWDTAFSDNTTKAHPGGGLLLPVDARPEPLKFTDGSLLNARAQTFDAPFSLRASGRVVLHKAGTPLVIPSRPGVAVFDDRHGSYWNPEVPQLGVKVPDTGTRIAVVKEASGGALTTVQVSPSP